In the Hyphomonadaceae bacterium BL14 genome, one interval contains:
- a CDS encoding PQQ-dependent sugar dehydrogenase, translating into MMRLSCALKAGALALIAGACSQPAPDPAPSADPNSYQVEVFAQGLDFPWGLAFLPDGRRLVTERNGAIRLVTADGAVSADPVTGGPEDAFSGGQGGLLDIVLAPDFAQSQIIYLSYSAGTGTANHTALYRARFDGTALVGGETIFRAVPDRSTEHHYGGRLAFLPDGSLILTLGDGFAYRERAQSRDDHLGVIVRLAADGSAPPDNPFFADGGPAAFVYSYGHRNVQGIAHDPETGRLWSHEHGPQGGDELNLVEPGVNYGWPIVSQGIDYTGAQITPFSSLQGFAEPAHVWTPSIAPSGLALHQGDIYVTALAGRALHRLEIDDNGAVVRETRLLAERDERLRHVLSGPDGALWVLTDAPDGAILRVRLSE; encoded by the coding sequence ATGATGAGATTGTCCTGCGCCCTGAAGGCCGGCGCGCTGGCCCTGATTGCGGGTGCCTGTTCTCAGCCCGCCCCGGACCCGGCCCCGTCTGCGGACCCAAACAGCTATCAGGTCGAGGTCTTTGCCCAAGGCCTGGATTTCCCGTGGGGGCTCGCCTTCCTGCCTGACGGTCGGCGTCTGGTGACCGAACGCAATGGCGCGATTCGTCTGGTCACGGCGGACGGGGCTGTGTCGGCCGATCCTGTCACAGGCGGCCCTGAGGACGCGTTTTCGGGCGGACAAGGCGGACTGCTGGACATCGTGCTGGCGCCGGATTTCGCGCAGAGCCAGATCATCTATCTCAGCTATTCGGCCGGAACCGGCACCGCCAATCATACCGCCCTCTACCGCGCCCGGTTTGACGGCACGGCCCTTGTCGGGGGCGAAACCATTTTCCGCGCCGTGCCGGACCGGTCTACCGAGCATCACTATGGCGGGCGGCTGGCGTTTCTGCCGGATGGGAGCCTGATCCTGACCCTGGGCGACGGTTTCGCCTACCGCGAGCGTGCCCAGTCACGCGATGATCATCTGGGCGTGATCGTGCGGCTGGCGGCCGATGGATCGGCGCCGCCCGACAATCCCTTCTTCGCGGACGGCGGACCCGCCGCGTTCGTCTACAGCTATGGCCACCGCAATGTGCAGGGCATCGCGCATGACCCTGAGACGGGCCGCCTCTGGTCCCATGAGCACGGACCGCAGGGCGGCGATGAACTCAATCTGGTCGAGCCCGGCGTGAATTATGGCTGGCCGATTGTCAGCCAGGGCATCGACTATACCGGCGCACAGATCACCCCGTTCAGCAGCCTGCAAGGGTTCGCCGAGCCGGCACATGTCTGGACCCCGTCCATCGCGCCCTCGGGACTCGCGCTGCATCAGGGGGATATCTACGTGACGGCGCTGGCCGGACGGGCCCTGCACCGGCTGGAAATTGATGACAATGGTGCCGTGGTGCGCGAGACGCGTTTGCTGGCTGAGCGCGACGAACGGCTGCGCCATGTGCTGAGCGGTCCGGACGGGGCGCTGTGGGTTCTGACGGATGCCCCTGACGGCGCTATCCTCAGGGTGCGCCTGAGCGAATAG
- a CDS encoding beta-lactamase family protein: protein MLNRILIGALALVLAAVIAGTGWYYRPWSPYSPASIRAMDDPDAYPQTFQRLDSILPSRPIAATAPAPLPRAVTPLEVSYAWMGEEKRLETYLEEAGVIGLTVLHDGVVTAQEFRLGADSGTRFTSWSVAKTVVAVLIAKAMEDGLIDSLDDPAGQYAPQFAGTDYGAVSLRHLLMMSAGVDFNEEYSPERPSDVRPLFFNAFILGRNVDAMVGEIASNRAPGEDMHYVSPNSHVLSAVVRAVYRAPLAEIVERELWAPLGMTGEASWLQNLAGDRGVPIGYCCLQATSEDYARFGQFLLQNGMWNGARMLSEGFVERASTPNTPFQEPGATPYPGRGYGLHVWVPEDHDGEFYAAGVFGQYIWVDRRRGVVIAMNAGDPGFAERYFESAAVFRAIAEHVSPLVPRTGLASVDDDGEGGIEP from the coding sequence ATGCTCAATAGGATCCTGATTGGCGCGCTGGCACTGGTACTGGCCGCCGTCATCGCCGGCACCGGCTGGTATTACCGGCCCTGGTCGCCCTATTCGCCTGCCAGCATTCGGGCCATGGACGATCCGGATGCCTATCCGCAGACCTTCCAGCGCCTGGACTCCATCCTGCCCTCGCGCCCCATCGCGGCGACAGCGCCTGCGCCCTTGCCGCGCGCCGTCACGCCGCTTGAGGTGTCCTATGCGTGGATGGGCGAAGAAAAACGCCTCGAGACCTATCTCGAAGAAGCCGGCGTCATCGGCCTGACAGTGTTGCATGACGGGGTCGTCACGGCGCAGGAATTCCGCCTGGGTGCCGATTCCGGGACGCGCTTCACCTCCTGGTCGGTGGCCAAAACCGTTGTCGCCGTACTGATCGCCAAGGCGATGGAGGACGGGCTGATCGACAGCCTTGATGATCCGGCTGGTCAGTACGCGCCGCAATTTGCCGGAACCGATTATGGCGCGGTGAGCCTGCGCCACTTGCTGATGATGTCGGCGGGAGTGGATTTCAACGAGGAGTACTCGCCCGAGCGGCCGTCCGACGTGCGCCCGCTTTTTTTCAATGCCTTCATTCTGGGGCGCAATGTGGATGCGATGGTCGGCGAGATCGCCAGCAATCGCGCGCCCGGCGAGGACATGCATTATGTCAGCCCCAACTCCCATGTGCTGTCTGCGGTGGTGCGCGCGGTGTATCGCGCGCCGCTGGCTGAGATCGTCGAGCGCGAACTGTGGGCACCGCTGGGCATGACGGGTGAGGCCAGCTGGCTGCAGAACCTGGCCGGGGATCGTGGCGTGCCCATCGGCTATTGCTGCCTGCAGGCGACCAGCGAGGACTATGCCCGCTTCGGCCAGTTCCTGTTGCAGAACGGGATGTGGAACGGGGCGCGCATGCTGTCAGAAGGCTTTGTGGAGAGGGCGAGCACGCCCAATACGCCCTTTCAGGAGCCGGGGGCGACGCCCTATCCCGGCCGGGGCTATGGCCTGCATGTCTGGGTGCCCGAAGACCATGACGGGGAGTTCTATGCGGCGGGCGTGTTCGGCCAGTATATCTGGGTCGACCGGCGGCGCGGCGTGGTGATCGCGATGAATGCCGGCGATCCGGGTTTCGCTGAGCGGTATTTTGAGTCCGCCGCGGTGTTTCGGGCGATCGCGGAGCATGTCTCTCCGCTGGTGCCTCGGACCGGTCTTGCATCCGTTGATGATGACGGCGAAGGCGGGATCGAGCCGTGA
- a CDS encoding GMC family oxidoreductase N-terminal domain-containing protein encodes MSAVHDYIIAGAGSAGCVLANRLSADPSVTVCLIEAGGSDNKAVIRTPMLLQFAITQESINWNYWTQPQRHLHDRKLYWPRGKALGGSSSINAMHYMRGALENYDEWERAYGAEGWGREAALEAFKRVEHNENHGEPWHGQGGPLNVKTISPLNPLTQRYFEACRRRQIPENPDHNGAAQEGFGPYQVTQKGAKRCSAADAFLKPVLGRPNLTVITGALARRILVENGRAAGVEIEVEGEVRIIEAAREVIASGGAVNSPQLLMLSGIGPSDHLREHGISVEADVPGVGANLQDHLDIMARASTKMATSIGYSWRKFPATARDVLQWALTGTGKFTVNPVQGCGFVKSSRAQDLPDIQLVFIPARGSPHGRETMTGHGMMVHACHLYPQSRGQLRLASADPRDPVLIDPNYMDHEEDVEVMTDCLEIARDILLSDAFDGEFQELELPSAANGTRAQLLDHVRANAETLYHPTSSCAMGTGELAVTDPQCRVRGVEGLRVVDASVMPRVVGGNTNAPTMMIATRAADMILADHS; translated from the coding sequence GTGAGCGCGGTCCATGACTACATCATCGCCGGCGCAGGCTCGGCGGGATGCGTGCTGGCCAACCGCCTGTCCGCAGACCCTTCGGTCACGGTCTGCCTGATCGAGGCCGGCGGCAGCGACAACAAGGCGGTCATCAGAACGCCCATGCTGCTGCAGTTTGCGATCACTCAGGAATCCATCAACTGGAATTACTGGACGCAGCCTCAGCGCCACCTTCACGACCGCAAGCTTTACTGGCCGCGAGGCAAGGCGCTGGGCGGGTCCTCTTCCATCAATGCCATGCACTACATGCGCGGCGCGCTGGAGAATTACGACGAATGGGAGCGGGCCTACGGGGCTGAGGGCTGGGGCCGGGAGGCGGCGCTGGAAGCGTTCAAGCGCGTCGAGCACAACGAGAACCATGGCGAACCCTGGCACGGCCAGGGCGGACCACTGAATGTCAAGACCATTTCACCGCTCAACCCGTTGACCCAGCGCTATTTCGAGGCCTGCCGCCGGCGTCAGATTCCCGAAAATCCCGACCATAATGGCGCGGCCCAGGAGGGGTTCGGCCCCTATCAGGTCACCCAGAAGGGTGCCAAGCGCTGCTCGGCGGCGGACGCCTTCCTCAAACCTGTGCTTGGCCGGCCCAATCTGACGGTAATCACCGGCGCGCTGGCCCGGCGCATCCTGGTGGAAAACGGCCGCGCCGCGGGTGTGGAAATCGAGGTGGAGGGTGAGGTTCGCATTATCGAGGCCGCCCGCGAGGTGATCGCGTCCGGAGGCGCGGTCAATTCGCCCCAGCTCCTGATGCTGTCAGGGATAGGTCCGTCCGATCATTTACGCGAGCACGGCATTTCTGTCGAAGCCGATGTCCCGGGTGTGGGTGCCAATCTGCAGGACCATCTCGACATCATGGCCCGGGCCTCGACCAAGATGGCGACATCGATCGGATACTCCTGGCGCAAATTCCCGGCGACGGCGCGCGATGTGCTTCAGTGGGCGCTGACGGGCACAGGAAAGTTCACCGTCAATCCGGTGCAGGGCTGCGGGTTTGTGAAATCCAGCCGGGCGCAGGATTTGCCTGACATCCAGCTGGTCTTTATCCCGGCGCGGGGCAGCCCCCACGGGCGCGAGACCATGACCGGGCATGGCATGATGGTTCACGCCTGCCACCTTTATCCGCAAAGCCGCGGCCAGCTTCGTCTTGCCAGCGCCGATCCGCGCGATCCCGTCCTGATAGATCCCAACTACATGGATCACGAGGAGGATGTGGAAGTGATGACCGATTGCCTGGAAATCGCCCGCGATATCCTGTTGAGCGACGCCTTTGACGGTGAGTTCCAGGAACTGGAATTGCCCTCCGCCGCCAACGGCACACGCGCGCAGCTGCTTGATCATGTGCGGGCGAACGCCGAAACGCTCTACCATCCCACGTCGTCGTGCGCGATGGGAACAGGCGAGCTGGCCGTCACCGACCCCCAGTGCCGGGTGCGAGGAGTCGAAGGGCTGCGGGTGGTGGACGCGTCTGTCATGCCCCGCGTGGTGGGCGGCAATACCAACGCGCCGACCATGATGATCGCCACCCGTGCTGCCGATATGATCCTGGCCGACCACAGCTGA
- a CDS encoding aldehyde dehydrogenase family protein has product MSDADALARMNALLKAQKAAFEAERHRPVGERKSDLKKLEAMVKARGADFAAAIDADFGRRSKAETAIAEAGFVIASAKHARQHLSHWAASRRKPVPMTLAPGKAYVRREPKGVAGIVSPWNYSMQLALAPLVAALAAGCRAMIKPSEFTPRTAELLHETLSELFNDDHVAVITGGPDVAKAFCALPFDHLFYTGSTPVGRLVAKAAAENLTPVTLELGGKSPAVIAPDFDLDQAAKTIAWGKYFNAGQTCVAPDYALVPRGGQRKFAEAVMREADAMWPDVAGNGDYTAIISEKHHARLTGMVEEARAAGAEVLQADFEPGKAGNTRIFPPTVVIDPPLDSALMREEIFGPVLPVLGHDGLSDAARFINDRDRPLALYVYSKSNATARDFLARTMSGGAGVNLPMLHLSVEDMPFGGVGASGQGAYHGETGFLTFTHERAVFEAPVWHPSRLVFPPYGKVFEFFKKLQAG; this is encoded by the coding sequence ATGAGCGACGCCGACGCCCTTGCGCGTATGAACGCCCTCCTCAAAGCCCAGAAAGCCGCCTTCGAGGCCGAGCGCCACCGCCCGGTGGGCGAGCGCAAATCCGACCTGAAGAAACTGGAAGCCATGGTCAAGGCGCGCGGGGCGGACTTCGCCGCCGCCATCGACGCCGATTTCGGCCGCCGCTCCAAGGCCGAAACCGCCATCGCCGAGGCCGGGTTTGTCATCGCCAGCGCCAAGCATGCACGCCAGCATCTCAGCCATTGGGCCGCCTCACGGCGCAAGCCTGTGCCCATGACGCTGGCACCGGGCAAGGCCTATGTGCGCCGGGAACCCAAGGGCGTGGCGGGGATTGTCTCGCCGTGGAATTACTCCATGCAGCTGGCGCTGGCCCCGCTGGTGGCAGCACTGGCAGCCGGCTGCCGGGCGATGATCAAGCCCAGCGAATTCACGCCCCGCACGGCCGAACTGCTCCACGAAACCCTGTCTGAGCTGTTCAACGACGATCATGTGGCCGTGATCACAGGCGGTCCGGATGTGGCCAAAGCGTTCTGCGCACTGCCGTTTGACCATCTTTTCTATACCGGCTCGACCCCGGTGGGCCGGCTGGTAGCCAAGGCAGCAGCGGAAAACCTCACCCCGGTAACGCTGGAGCTGGGCGGCAAGTCGCCTGCGGTGATCGCGCCAGACTTCGACCTGGACCAGGCTGCCAAGACCATTGCCTGGGGCAAGTATTTCAATGCCGGCCAGACCTGCGTGGCCCCGGACTACGCCCTCGTCCCGCGCGGCGGCCAGCGGAAGTTCGCTGAAGCGGTGATGCGTGAGGCGGACGCCATGTGGCCTGACGTGGCGGGAAATGGCGACTACACGGCCATCATTTCCGAAAAGCATCACGCCCGCCTGACCGGCATGGTTGAGGAAGCGCGCGCAGCCGGGGCTGAGGTGCTCCAGGCAGACTTCGAACCGGGCAAGGCCGGCAATACGCGCATTTTCCCGCCGACGGTGGTGATTGACCCCCCGCTGGACAGCGCCCTGATGCGCGAGGAGATTTTTGGTCCCGTCCTGCCGGTGCTGGGCCATGACGGGCTGTCGGATGCGGCCCGCTTCATCAATGACCGTGACCGGCCGCTGGCGCTGTATGTGTATTCAAAATCGAACGCCACGGCGCGCGATTTTCTGGCCCGAACGATGTCTGGCGGGGCAGGTGTGAACCTGCCCATGCTGCATCTGTCGGTGGAGGACATGCCCTTTGGCGGCGTCGGCGCATCGGGTCAGGGTGCCTATCACGGCGAGACCGGGTTCCTGACCTTCACCCATGAGCGTGCGGTATTCGAGGCACCGGTCTGGCACCCCAGCCGCCTGGTCTTCCCGCCCTATGGCAAGGTGTTCGAATTCTTCAAGAAATTGCAGGCCGGCTAG
- a CDS encoding pyridoxal phosphate-dependent aminotransferase, whose translation MPDTNAADLMRVSDALKRVKPSATIAVSQKARELKAQGVDVIGLGAGEPDFDTPDHIKQAAIDAIARGETKYTDVDGLPALKQAICAKFKRDNGLDYTPAQVNVSPGGKPVIYNAFAATLDPGDEVVIPTPYWVSYPEMAALCGATPVFAEAGVADGFKLKPETLDRAITARTRWVLLNSPSNPTGAAYTADDLKGLAEVLRAHPHVLILTDDMYEHIVYDDFQFATIAQVAPDLYDRTLTMNGVSKAYAMTGWRIGYAAGPEKLIKAMAKVMSQTTSNPCSVSQWASVAALNGPHDFLIARNAAFKKRRDAMLAKINAAPGLTAPTPEGAFYIFADCAGLIGKTSAGGMALNTDLDVCEALLTEAHVAVVPGTAFGAAPGFRLSYATDDAALEEAGKRIATFCGGVR comes from the coding sequence ATGCCCGACACCAACGCCGCCGACCTGATGCGCGTTTCCGACGCCCTGAAGCGGGTGAAGCCCTCGGCCACCATCGCGGTGAGCCAGAAGGCGCGCGAGCTCAAGGCGCAAGGCGTGGACGTGATCGGTCTGGGTGCCGGGGAACCCGATTTCGACACGCCCGACCATATCAAGCAGGCCGCCATCGACGCCATTGCGCGTGGGGAAACCAAATACACCGATGTGGACGGGCTGCCGGCGCTGAAACAGGCGATCTGCGCCAAGTTCAAGCGCGATAACGGGCTTGATTACACCCCGGCCCAGGTGAACGTATCGCCCGGCGGCAAGCCGGTGATCTATAACGCGTTTGCCGCCACTCTGGATCCGGGCGACGAGGTGGTGATCCCCACGCCCTACTGGGTGAGCTATCCTGAAATGGCCGCGCTGTGCGGCGCCACGCCGGTGTTCGCCGAAGCGGGCGTCGCCGACGGCTTCAAGCTGAAGCCCGAGACGCTGGACCGGGCAATCACGGCGCGCACGCGCTGGGTGCTGCTCAACTCGCCGTCCAACCCGACGGGCGCCGCCTACACAGCGGACGATCTCAAAGGCCTGGCCGAGGTGCTGCGCGCCCACCCCCATGTGCTCATCCTGACCGACGATATGTATGAGCACATCGTCTATGACGATTTTCAGTTCGCCACGATCGCGCAGGTCGCGCCCGACCTGTATGACCGCACGCTGACCATGAATGGCGTGTCGAAAGCCTATGCCATGACCGGCTGGCGCATCGGCTATGCGGCGGGGCCGGAAAAGCTCATCAAGGCCATGGCCAAGGTGATGAGCCAGACCACCTCCAATCCGTGCTCGGTCAGCCAGTGGGCGTCGGTGGCGGCGCTGAACGGCCCCCATGACTTCCTGATCGCGCGCAACGCCGCCTTCAAAAAGCGCCGCGATGCCATGCTCGCCAAGATCAACGCCGCGCCGGGCCTGACCGCGCCGACGCCGGAGGGTGCCTTCTATATCTTCGCCGATTGCGCCGGCCTGATCGGCAAGACCAGCGCGGGCGGAATGGCGCTCAACACCGATCTTGATGTGTGCGAGGCGCTGCTGACCGAAGCCCATGTGGCGGTGGTGCCGGGCACCGCGTTCGGGGCGGCGCCGGGCTTCCGCCTGTCCTACGCCACCGACGATGCCGCGCTGGAAGAGGCGGGCAAGCGCATTGCAACGTTTTGCGGGGGCGTGCGTTAG
- a CDS encoding DNA starvation/stationary phase protection protein, with protein sequence MDINMGLSKDQRETMAKAVLALLADTYALYFKTHAYHWNVTGPRFHDLHAMFEAQYTELWAATDEIAERIRALGVLAPVSYDEMAAAASIKHDAKTPDANAMLANLVEGHEQVVRTARKALKLAEEHGDEATSDLVAPRITAHEKTAWMLRATLG encoded by the coding sequence ATGGACATCAATATGGGCCTGTCGAAAGACCAGCGCGAAACCATGGCCAAGGCCGTGCTGGCGCTGCTGGCTGACACCTACGCGCTGTATTTCAAGACCCACGCCTATCACTGGAACGTGACGGGACCGCGCTTCCACGATCTGCACGCCATGTTCGAGGCCCAGTACACAGAGCTGTGGGCGGCCACCGACGAGATTGCCGAGCGCATCCGCGCGCTGGGCGTACTGGCGCCGGTGTCCTATGACGAGATGGCGGCTGCGGCCAGCATCAAGCATGACGCCAAGACCCCGGACGCCAACGCCATGCTGGCCAATCTGGTGGAGGGCCACGAGCAGGTGGTGCGCACCGCGCGCAAGGCGCTCAAGCTCGCCGAGGAACATGGCGATGAAGCCACCAGCGATCTGGTCGCCCCGCGCATCACCGCCCACGAAAAAACCGCCTGGATGCTGCGCGCCACGCTGGGCTGA
- a CDS encoding DinB family protein — protein sequence MLDHFKRFAAYNAWANARLYDAATALKDFERKRDVKAYFRSLHGTLSHVLVADRIWLRRLTGEGEAPTRLDEEPYALFEDLRAAREAEDQRLSTYVAGLSMDDLERVLEYANTRGEAKALPVKIILTHVFNHQTHHRGQATHILRQLGVAEPPALDLLYFALPSG from the coding sequence GTGCTCGACCACTTCAAGCGCTTCGCCGCCTACAATGCCTGGGCCAATGCCCGGCTTTACGACGCCGCCACAGCGCTCAAGGATTTTGAGCGCAAGCGGGATGTGAAAGCGTATTTCCGCAGCCTGCATGGCACGCTGAGCCATGTTCTGGTGGCGGACCGGATCTGGCTGCGCCGCCTGACCGGCGAGGGCGAAGCGCCCACACGGCTGGATGAAGAGCCCTACGCCCTGTTCGAGGATCTGCGCGCCGCGCGCGAGGCCGAGGACCAGCGCCTGAGCACCTATGTCGCGGGCCTGAGTATGGACGATCTGGAGCGGGTTCTGGAGTACGCCAATACGCGCGGCGAGGCGAAGGCGCTGCCGGTGAAGATCATCCTCACCCATGTGTTCAATCACCAGACCCATCATCGCGGTCAGGCGACCCACATCTTGCGCCAGCTGGGCGTGGCCGAGCCGCCGGCGCTGGACCTGCTCTATTTCGCGCTGCCGTCAGGCTGA
- a CDS encoding DUF1499 domain-containing protein, with the protein MTPSPFPLDFAALIPDTRPRRWLILPPGFVSAAQPDAVSPVFACTPAALLSAVDAVALAEERTVRMRDGGGQAEYVQRSKIFKFPDRITVEAMATGDGAALAAYSRAEVGRYDFKVNQRRLERWIAALQDRL; encoded by the coding sequence TTGACCCCTTCGCCTTTCCCGCTGGATTTCGCCGCCCTCATCCCCGACACGCGCCCGCGCCGCTGGCTGATCCTGCCGCCTGGCTTCGTCAGCGCGGCGCAGCCGGACGCCGTAAGCCCGGTCTTCGCCTGCACGCCCGCGGCGCTGCTCTCGGCGGTGGACGCCGTGGCGCTGGCTGAAGAGCGCACCGTGCGCATGCGCGATGGCGGGGGGCAGGCGGAATACGTGCAGCGATCGAAAATATTCAAATTCCCCGACCGCATCACGGTAGAGGCCATGGCCACAGGCGATGGCGCGGCGCTGGCGGCCTATTCGCGCGCCGAAGTCGGGCGCTATGACTTCAAGGTCAATCAGCGCCGTCTGGAGCGCTGGATCGCGGCGTTGCAGGACCGGCTCTGA
- a CDS encoding sodium-dependent bicarbonate transport family permease, whose translation MDILLDFAATFAAQLQKPTLAFLIGGMVIAALGSQLTIPDPIYRFIVFMLLMTIGLRAGMEIREADLASMILPGLFALVLGLGIVAVGAAVLTRLPGLKADDGYATAGLFGAVSASSLAAAMVVLDEEGIAYEAWAPALYPFMDLPALLAAIVLAGIARQRHSPGGAKADIKAIVLDSLRGSAISALLLGMVLGLITQPAGVVEDFYDPMFRGLLSILMLILGMEAWARLSELAKVAHWYALYASISPIVHGLAAFALGYVAHVATGFSPGGVVLLAVMAGSSSDISGPPTLRAGIPGANPSAYIGASTSIGTPVAIAVGIPLYVALAQLVFDL comes from the coding sequence ATGGACATTCTGCTCGACTTTGCCGCCACCTTCGCCGCCCAGCTGCAAAAGCCCACGCTCGCCTTCCTGATCGGCGGGATGGTGATTGCCGCCCTGGGCAGCCAGCTGACCATTCCCGACCCGATCTACCGCTTCATCGTCTTCATGCTGCTGATGACCATCGGGCTCAGGGCCGGCATGGAGATTCGCGAGGCCGATCTTGCCAGCATGATCTTGCCCGGCCTGTTCGCCCTGGTGCTGGGCCTGGGGATTGTGGCCGTGGGCGCGGCGGTGCTGACGCGCCTGCCCGGTCTGAAGGCGGATGACGGCTACGCCACCGCCGGCCTGTTCGGGGCGGTATCAGCCTCCTCCCTCGCCGCTGCCATGGTGGTGTTGGATGAGGAGGGCATTGCCTATGAGGCCTGGGCCCCGGCGCTCTATCCCTTCATGGATTTGCCGGCGCTTCTGGCCGCGATCGTCCTGGCCGGCATTGCCCGCCAGCGCCACTCACCCGGCGGCGCCAAGGCCGACATCAAGGCGATTGTTCTCGACAGCCTGCGCGGTTCGGCCATCTCGGCCCTGCTGCTGGGCATGGTGCTGGGGCTGATCACACAGCCCGCCGGCGTGGTGGAAGATTTCTACGACCCGATGTTCCGCGGTCTTCTGTCCATCCTGATGCTGATCCTGGGCATGGAGGCCTGGGCGCGCCTGTCGGAGCTGGCAAAGGTCGCCCACTGGTACGCCCTCTACGCCTCCATCTCCCCGATCGTGCACGGCCTGGCGGCGTTCGCACTGGGCTATGTGGCGCATGTCGCCACGGGCTTTTCGCCCGGCGGGGTGGTGTTGCTGGCGGTGATGGCGGGCTCCAGCTCGGATATTTCCGGCCCGCCGACCTTGCGCGCGGGCATACCCGGCGCCAATCCGTCTGCCTATATCGGGGCGTCCACCAGCATCGGCACGCCTGTGGCGATCGCCGTGGGCATCCCGCTTTATGTCGCCCTCGCCCAGCTTGTCTTCGATCTCTAG
- a CDS encoding LysR family transcriptional regulator — protein sequence MNYKHLRYFAAVAHEGRLTRAAQRLNLSQSALSTQIRQLETQLGHDLFERRGRTLVLTEAGRVALDYADAIFSAGEELEAVMRAGAGAPRRALRVGALATLSRNFQMDLLAPVLARGGVEIHLRSGSMGELMAELAAHNLDLVLANQAPLREADSVWTVHTLAQQPVSLVGAPDRVGAVRDLPSLLAAHPLIVPSRLSGVRSGFDALMVRLGLRPEIIAEVDDMAMVRLLARQGAGLAVAPPIVVRDELASGRLVEVVTLPGLTEAFCAITLERRFPNPLVAAILARTPAPGQQDSLAGFLSQT from the coding sequence ATGAATTACAAGCACTTGCGCTATTTCGCAGCCGTGGCCCATGAGGGCCGCCTGACCCGCGCCGCGCAGCGGCTGAACCTGTCCCAGTCCGCCCTGTCCACCCAGATCCGCCAGCTGGAGACGCAGCTGGGCCATGATCTGTTCGAGCGCCGGGGCCGCACGCTGGTGCTGACCGAGGCGGGCCGGGTGGCGCTGGACTATGCCGACGCGATCTTCAGCGCCGGAGAGGAGCTGGAAGCGGTGATGCGCGCGGGGGCCGGGGCGCCGCGCCGGGCCTTGCGGGTCGGGGCGCTGGCGACATTGTCGCGCAATTTCCAGATGGATTTGCTGGCACCGGTGCTGGCCCGGGGCGGGGTGGAGATTCACCTGCGGTCCGGCTCCATGGGTGAGCTCATGGCGGAGCTGGCCGCGCATAATCTGGACCTGGTGCTGGCCAATCAGGCCCCGCTGCGCGAGGCCGACAGCGTCTGGACCGTGCACACCCTGGCGCAGCAGCCGGTGAGCCTGGTGGGTGCGCCGGACCGGGTCGGGGCGGTGCGCGATCTGCCCTCCCTGCTGGCCGCGCACCCGCTCATCGTGCCGTCGCGCCTGAGCGGCGTGCGTTCGGGATTTGACGCGCTGATGGTGCGCCTGGGACTGCGGCCGGAAATCATCGCGGAGGTCGATGATATGGCGATGGTGCGCCTGCTGGCGCGTCAGGGCGCAGGCCTGGCTGTGGCACCACCCATCGTGGTGCGCGACGAACTGGCCAGCGGCCGTCTGGTGGAGGTCGTCACCCTGCCCGGCCTGACCGAGGCGTTTTGCGCCATCACGCTGGAGCGGCGCTTTCCCAACCCGCTGGTCGCCGCCATTCTGGCGCGCACGCCGGCACCGGGACAGCAGGACAGCCTTGCAGGCTTCCTGTCACAGACTTAA